Proteins encoded by one window of Halorubrum ruber:
- a CDS encoding DUF5787 family protein — translation MEYRFELALCAALESPDRVVARQLGAGVETPGTRIVDVCLLSPGPDFDDRAAVSAERIPDPAIEAAVGPGEAVPVRDAFDLPPDRAAAVVERAVEVGYLERERRNGRPVVRATARYPDDWVGELVAVENKPDLGTPGDLEAQLRYDAALGLFDEVVLATASYVTRAHLNRIPDAVGVWRFDPETGEREVVREPTPLDPDAPGVEIRAERPSRTEVALVDPEAKARKRRRIAERAYGKGWRPDPPACAHGEATADGRPRCAHFDRVVDPGRECGSGCPAFEPADPPAADREGLRDERTAWVADPDGGGPRRQSGLSRYL, via the coding sequence ATGGAGTATCGGTTCGAGCTGGCGCTTTGCGCCGCGCTCGAATCCCCGGACCGAGTCGTCGCCCGCCAGCTCGGCGCGGGCGTCGAGACGCCGGGCACGCGGATCGTCGACGTCTGCCTGCTGTCGCCGGGCCCCGACTTCGACGACCGCGCCGCCGTCAGCGCCGAGCGGATCCCGGACCCCGCCATCGAGGCCGCGGTCGGCCCCGGCGAGGCCGTCCCCGTCCGCGACGCGTTCGACCTCCCGCCGGATCGGGCCGCCGCCGTCGTCGAGCGCGCGGTCGAGGTCGGCTACCTCGAACGCGAGCGGCGGAACGGGCGGCCGGTCGTGCGCGCGACCGCGCGCTACCCGGACGACTGGGTCGGGGAGCTCGTCGCCGTCGAGAACAAGCCCGACCTCGGGACGCCCGGCGACCTCGAGGCGCAGCTGCGCTACGACGCCGCGCTCGGCCTGTTCGACGAGGTCGTCCTCGCGACCGCCTCCTACGTCACCCGCGCGCACCTCAACCGGATCCCCGACGCGGTCGGCGTCTGGCGGTTCGATCCGGAGACGGGGGAGCGCGAGGTCGTCCGCGAGCCGACGCCGCTCGACCCAGACGCGCCCGGCGTTGAGATCCGCGCGGAGCGTCCCTCCCGCACGGAGGTCGCCTTAGTCGACCCCGAGGCCAAGGCGCGCAAGCGGCGCCGGATCGCCGAGCGCGCGTACGGGAAGGGGTGGCGCCCCGACCCGCCGGCGTGCGCGCACGGCGAGGCGACCGCTGACGGCCGGCCGCGCTGCGCGCACTTCGACCGCGTGGTCGACCCCGGCCGCGAGTGCGGGAGCGGGTGTCCGGCCTTCGAGCCCGCCGACCCGCCGGCGGCGGACCGAGAGGGGCTTCGAGACGAGCGGACGGCGTGGGTCGCGGACCCCGACGGGGGCGGCCCGCGCCGCCAGTCCGGGCTCTCGCGGTACCTGTGA
- a CDS encoding NUDIX hydrolase, giving the protein MTRENADSDAGDASDDPAAPDPDAPAADLRDLPAFADGRNHSLPGEPEWPVKEVVVEYDEGWFVGGYDRVEQPDGTEKNYYWAELSPATVIVAVADDRVLFVEQYRPTVRNTQLELPAGIVESGESYTEAGARELAEETGFEPSSTSLLQEVWCSTGVLRHTRGYVFAEGLEPVDVDHDSNEFLAPRSVPVDEALEIAREPPTNDATLEGLLLAEEEGLL; this is encoded by the coding sequence GTGACGCGCGAGAACGCTGACTCCGACGCGGGCGACGCCTCCGACGACCCCGCCGCCCCCGACCCCGACGCCCCGGCGGCCGACCTCCGCGACCTCCCCGCGTTCGCCGACGGCCGCAACCACTCGCTGCCGGGCGAGCCCGAGTGGCCGGTGAAGGAGGTCGTCGTCGAGTACGACGAGGGGTGGTTCGTCGGCGGCTACGACCGCGTCGAGCAGCCCGACGGGACGGAGAAGAACTACTACTGGGCGGAGCTGTCGCCCGCGACGGTGATCGTCGCGGTCGCGGACGACCGGGTGCTGTTCGTCGAGCAGTACCGGCCCACCGTGCGGAACACCCAACTGGAACTCCCCGCCGGAATCGTCGAGTCCGGCGAGTCGTACACCGAGGCGGGCGCGCGCGAGCTCGCCGAGGAGACCGGCTTCGAGCCCTCGTCGACGTCGCTGCTCCAGGAGGTGTGGTGTTCGACGGGCGTGTTGCGTCACACGCGCGGCTACGTGTTCGCGGAGGGGTTAGAGCCGGTCGACGTCGACCACGACAGCAACGAGTTTCTCGCCCCGCGGTCGGTCCCGGTCGACGAGGCGCTCGAAATCGCCCGGGAGCCGCCGACGAACGACGCGACGCTGGAGGGGCTGCTGTTGGCCGAAGAGGAAGGACTGCTGTAG